A genomic segment from Necator americanus strain Aroian chromosome III, whole genome shotgun sequence encodes:
- a CDS encoding hypothetical protein (NECATOR_CHRIII.G9856.T1), which translates to MWEDKSESPRRRRPAFEQSTLPLRIDLLRSIMWDAVSAFIAGIVSRFPGISICGSVIICLLLTAGLHNVHFEQDIRKSFSPDDSVSGHEARRYLEFHNLTEFPRRAFVILSAKDGGNILRDGYIDEVLRFDQLMTTSLEDRIKMDQRNCHPLCALNRPFHMIIKELRSNETDPDRHVGYPTSTFHGTPMFIGMHFHDVHLVPGTRKFEAKSIILWYFSRVDTPERKRTYKDTTLKLFRVSNDGSFSDLIDFHIFGDEIANSEMVRGALEATFLMSIGFVFLLIFVIAVVWRQSSLRVTPFLVTVTLITPFMATMSAFGLLSWLGYPIYSMQCVTPFLVLGIGVDDAFILIHRWKHRSDIPDRSVRLTKVIVDVGPSITITSLTNIIAFGVGFFTPTPQMSLFCLATSVALLFDYIVTYTILAPVVYLCSDKNDYQPALPSKPTGTDYVGKYSRFLCSLNGRLLCGVFLITIYSISAVGVYSMKSTFEPAKAFPSDSPLVKSLKKIRPIFNTYFPVNIYVNHPPKISDEEQHSAFYKMISELRHVEGAYDGSQSMLFLDAYEKFDKKVTDMTRSFFFVSDQEYKPSLHNMQFWLDKIGNPPNIRYVKDNETDEGRLTSFSFIVLGKGMAEWANRAHFVQELRQVLANNPQWNATLFDGDSAVLSLILTAGHDLIGSIAATVACMAGICLLFVNSRIGVVIITCTIASICFCLVGLLSWWGADLDPVTQVDVLLATGFSVDYTAHVAYQFYRCRGSALERVSSSLGEMAAPMIQAGLSTFLCMLPLIFVPTYAIVAFAKTIFIIVGIGLIHGLFVLPVLLSLFVRPPPSSPLPVKAEHLIESQSNQQ; encoded by the exons ATGTGGGAGGACAAATCTG AATCACCACGACGACGAAGACCAGCCTTTGAACAGTCGACTCTCCCACTCCGCATTGATCTACTGCGATCGATAATGTGGGATGCAGTCAGCGCTTTCATTGCTGGTATCGTGTCGCGATTCCCGGGAATTTCGATATGTG GAAGTGTCATCATATGCCTTCTGTTGACCGCTGGTCTTCACAACGTTCATTTTGAACAGGACATTCGTAAATCGTTCTCGCCTGATGATTCCGTCAGTGGACA CGAAGCTCGGCGTTATCTCGAATTCCATAACTTGACGGAATTTCCTCGAAGGGCATTCGTAATTCTGTCAGCAAAAGATGGTGGTAACATTCTTCGTGACGGTTACATTGATGAG GTACTTCGCTTCGACCAGCTGATGACAACATCGTTAGAGGATCGAATAAAAATGGATCAACGCAATTGTCATCCGCTCTGTGCATTGAACAGACCTTTCCATATGATTATA aaGGAACTACGGTCGAATGAGACGGATCCTGATCGACATGTGGGTTATCCTACGAGCACGTTTCATGGCACTCCAATGTTTATTGGCATGCACTTTCATGACGTGCATCTCGTTCCAG GCACTAGGAAGTTTGAAGCAAAATCGATTATACTATGGTATTTTTCTCGGGTGGACACTCCGGAAAGAAAGCGAACGTATAAA GATACGACGTTGAAGCTGTtccgtgttagcaatgatggCTCATTTTCTGATCTCATAGACTTTCATATATTTGGTGATGAAATTGCAAACTCTGAAATGGTCCGTGGTGCTCTTGAG GCCACATTTCTGATGTCGATTGGTTTTGtgtttcttctgatttttgtGATCGCTGTCGTATGGCGACAGAGTTCCCTCCGTGTAACACCTTTCCtag tGACTGTCACGTTGATCACTCCGTTCATGGCGACAATGTCAGCTTTTGGGCTCCTGTCATGGTTAGGATACCCCATCTACTCGATGCAATGCGTCACACCATTTCTTGTGCTTGGAATCG GTGTTGATGACGCATTTATCCTTATTCATCGCTGGAAGCATCGGTCGGATATCCCAGATCGCTCAGTTCGACTAACCAAG GTAATAGTCGATGTTGGGCCCTCGATTACCATTACATCACTCACTAACATCATAGCTTTCGGTGTCGGATTCTTCACACCGACACCTCAG ATGTCCTTATTCTGCTTGGCCACTTCTGTTGCCTTACTCTTCGACTACATAGTGACATACACTATACTGGCACCTGTTGTTTACTTATGTAGTGACAAGAACGACTACCAGCCAGCACTCCCATCTAAACCAACAGGAACCGATTATGTTGGAAAG TACTCCCGATTCCTATGTTCCTTGAATGGTCGTTTGCTGTGTGGTGTGTTCCTAATTACCATCTACTCAATCTCAGCTGTAGGAGTTTACTCAATGAAGTCGACTTTTGAACCGGCCAAAGCTTTTCCATCAGACTCTCCGCTTGTGAAAAGTCTGAAGAAAATTAG GCCTATATTCAACACATATTTCCCGGTCAACATCTACGTGAATCATCCTCCAAAAATTTCTGATGAGGAACAG CATTCTGCCTTCTATAAAATGATCTCTGAACTGCGACATGTAGAAGGAGCATATGATGGAAGTCAATCAATGCTGTTCCTCGACGCTTACGAAAAATTCGACAAGAAG GTGACAGACATGACGAGGtccttcttcttcgtttccGATCAAGAGTACAAACCAAGTCTGCACAACATGCAGTTTTGGTTAGACAAAATTGGAAACCCACCGAACATCAGATACGTGAAAGACAATGAGACTGA CGAAGGTCGACTGACTTCGTTTTCGTTTATTGTCCTCGGCAAGGGCATGGCTGAATGGGCTAATCGTGCACATTTTGTGCAAGAACTCCGGCAGGTACTTGCTAATAATCCACAATGGAATGCCACTCTTTTCGACGGCGACTCAGCAGTGCTTTCGCTAATTCTTACT GCTGGCCACGACCTTATCGGATCTATTGCTGCCACGGTAGCATGTATGGCTGGGATATGTTTACTATTTGTCAATAGTAGGATTGGAGTGGTAATCATCACGTGTACTATCGCCTCTATTTGCTTCT GTCTAGTTGGTCTTTTGTCTTGGTGGGGCGCCGATCTTGATCCTGTCACACAAGTAGACGTTCTTTTAGCTACGGGCTTCAG TGTTGACTACACGGCACATGTAGCATATCAATTTTACCGTTGTCGAGGATCTGCACTAGAAAGAGTTTCAAGCAGTTTGGGAGAGATGGCAGCTCCAATGATTCAG GCTGGCCTCTCCACCTTCTTGTGCATGCTACCGCTGATTTTCGTACCTACTTATGCGATTGTGGCTTTCGctaaaacaattttcatcaTAGTAGGCATTG GCCTTATTCATGGTTTGTTCGTCCTTCCCGTGCTTCTCTCGCTGTTTGTGCGACCACCTCCATCCTCACCACTACCGGTCAAAGCAGAACATCTCATCGAAAGCCAATCCAACCAGCAATAA